From the genome of Miscanthus floridulus cultivar M001 chromosome 10, ASM1932011v1, whole genome shotgun sequence, one region includes:
- the LOC136488215 gene encoding uncharacterized protein, whose product MAVLNYTYLKLKMSGPYGVITIGASFQRTYKCEVECCGHAAAIVTSGELATLREEVTEEAPDAKKSIGSFESVEGSKEVLVDPRSAKGKMIRVGTMLSSK is encoded by the coding sequence atggccgtcctaaactatacatacctcaagttgaagatgtcgggcccctatggggtcatcaccataggcgcctccttccagcgcacctacaagtgcgaggtcgagtgctgcggtcaCGCCGCAGCAATCGTCACCTCCGGggaactcgccaccctcagggaggaagTCACTGAAGAAGCACCCGATGCCAAGAAGTCGATTGGGTCGTTCGAGTCGGTAGAGGGCTCTAAAGAGGTCCTCGTAGACCCTAGAAGCGCCAAGGGTAAAATGATACGAGTCGGTACCatgctctcctccaaatag